From the genome of Cytobacillus firmus, one region includes:
- a CDS encoding YwbE family protein — translation MEGQNRAAIAPGLKVKIVLKKDQRTGALTEGIVKDILTKSPSHPHGIKVRLEDGQVGRVKQILRP, via the coding sequence ATGGAAGGTCAGAATCGCGCTGCCATAGCGCCAGGGTTAAAGGTGAAGATCGTTCTTAAAAAGGATCAGCGGACAGGTGCTCTGACAGAAGGAATCGTGAAAGACATTTTAACGAAGTCCCCTTCCCATCCGCATGGCATTAAAGTAAGGCTTGAGGATGGTCAGGTTGGCCGGGTAAAACAAATCCTGCGCCCATAA
- a CDS encoding LytR/AlgR family response regulator transcription factor, which yields MEKTIRALIADDERYSRDELKHLLEEFPAIQVIGEAESGETAVMKAIQLQPDVVFLDVEMPKMNGMEAAKSLHELKKVPLIIFATAYPQFAAEAFRYEATDYLLKPYDEEQLEQTIRRVEKLIGAKKENDIGKPAGKLAVEEDGEILYLEPKEILYIGRDEKVSRIITRTGEHETKTPLKDLESRLLPFSFFRIHKSYLVNLDYVTRLTPWFNGAYQLEMEGREELLSVSRNYVKALRVRLEL from the coding sequence ATGGAAAAAACGATCCGAGCCTTAATCGCAGATGATGAACGCTACAGCAGAGATGAATTAAAGCATTTACTGGAGGAATTTCCTGCAATTCAGGTTATCGGCGAGGCTGAATCAGGCGAAACAGCGGTGATGAAAGCCATCCAGCTTCAGCCGGATGTTGTTTTCCTTGATGTCGAGATGCCTAAAATGAACGGAATGGAAGCGGCCAAGTCCCTGCACGAGCTGAAAAAAGTACCGCTTATCATCTTTGCAACGGCCTACCCGCAGTTTGCTGCTGAAGCCTTCCGCTATGAAGCAACCGATTACTTACTGAAGCCCTACGACGAGGAACAGCTCGAGCAGACCATCAGGCGTGTGGAAAAATTGATTGGCGCCAAAAAAGAAAATGACATCGGCAAGCCGGCCGGCAAACTGGCTGTTGAAGAAGATGGGGAAATTTTATACCTGGAGCCAAAAGAAATCCTCTATATCGGCCGGGATGAAAAAGTATCCCGGATTATCACCAGGACCGGAGAGCATGAAACCAAAACCCCCCTGAAGGATTTGGAGAGCAGGCTTTTACCCTTCTCTTTTTTCAGGATTCACAAGAGTTACCTGGTGAATCTGGATTATGTAACTCGATTGACCCCCTGGTTTAACGGTGCCTATCAGCTTGAGATGGAAGGCCGGGAAGAACTCTTGTCTGTGAGCAGGAACTATGTGAAAGCACTGCGGGTGCGATTGGAATTGTGA
- a CDS encoding M6 family metalloprotease domain-containing protein: protein MSILLKVLSTSALSLALAGSAVFAGAGPADTQAKQESKYQISLAHHVGASPELAAKAKELGIDLSKVDPAEKAAKAGAKFQQPGDNHVAYKEATGDIPVLVLLAKYPEGDEPVGDMPGQVPAKYYEDLIFGTEYNPYELPQFQKYDGPDVPKDRTMQNAYKESSYGKTNLVRKENTEFVWVEMPRGASYYLDQEGAYAEGGEYKLGNVNGDAHTGEFIRDLLKAADDQVDFSKYAENGEVPNIFVIHEGTGAEFSRDPAQFWSHKWSLLSALYYGKYYETGKPADVHAGMSQGEWINKTVAEDMTYDGVVVNNYNIQPGIGGNVAGFDAATNTYKDEAKTGPFPAQTGVYAHEFGHALGLPDFYDTVYSSEGVGNYSMMAGGSWLRYPNKPEYGGNSPAHFDPFSKIFLGWVNPVEVKPGDTKTITLPPINKADADNGIVKMEVPGSNGTEYFLFENVQQDGFNKGFIRQGEDAKGLVAWHVDENIINLYQTAGFRPNNVENWMNKRFQYNQSETASDGTVVTHYGLSVLQADGKYDLEKNLNRGDAGDFFKSGSQITPVSGNVHTGSYYFWKGNSSTPADSGIHVTDIKENADGSITAKFFYNSNSSTK, encoded by the coding sequence GTGAGTATATTGTTAAAAGTTCTATCAACTTCAGCTTTATCGCTTGCTTTAGCAGGAAGTGCCGTTTTTGCAGGAGCCGGGCCGGCAGATACTCAGGCTAAGCAGGAAAGCAAGTATCAAATCAGTCTTGCACATCATGTCGGTGCGTCACCGGAGCTTGCTGCAAAAGCTAAAGAATTGGGAATTGACCTATCGAAGGTTGACCCGGCTGAAAAAGCAGCTAAGGCAGGTGCAAAATTCCAGCAGCCTGGCGACAACCATGTTGCGTATAAAGAGGCAACAGGGGATATTCCAGTTCTGGTTCTTCTGGCAAAGTATCCGGAAGGCGATGAGCCGGTCGGCGATATGCCTGGACAAGTTCCGGCTAAATATTATGAGGATTTAATCTTTGGAACAGAATATAATCCTTATGAGCTTCCTCAATTCCAGAAATATGATGGACCGGATGTTCCAAAGGACCGAACAATGCAAAATGCTTACAAAGAATCCAGTTATGGAAAGACAAATCTTGTCCGCAAAGAAAACACCGAATTTGTATGGGTTGAGATGCCAAGAGGAGCTTCCTATTACTTAGACCAAGAGGGAGCATATGCCGAGGGCGGAGAATATAAGCTTGGAAATGTGAATGGAGACGCACATACAGGTGAATTCATCCGTGATCTATTAAAAGCAGCAGACGATCAGGTTGATTTTTCGAAGTATGCCGAAAATGGGGAAGTGCCTAATATCTTCGTCATTCATGAAGGTACAGGAGCTGAATTCAGCCGTGATCCGGCACAGTTCTGGTCTCATAAGTGGAGCCTTTTAAGTGCTTTGTATTATGGAAAATACTATGAAACTGGCAAACCTGCAGATGTTCATGCTGGCATGTCCCAAGGTGAATGGATTAACAAAACAGTTGCTGAAGATATGACATATGATGGGGTAGTAGTCAACAACTACAACATCCAGCCAGGAATCGGCGGTAACGTGGCTGGATTTGATGCAGCAACAAATACGTATAAAGATGAAGCAAAAACAGGTCCATTCCCGGCACAAACTGGGGTTTATGCCCATGAATTTGGACATGCATTGGGATTACCTGACTTTTATGATACGGTTTATAGCTCTGAAGGGGTAGGGAACTACTCGATGATGGCAGGCGGATCATGGCTGCGCTATCCGAATAAACCTGAATATGGCGGAAACTCTCCGGCACACTTTGACCCGTTCTCTAAGATTTTCTTAGGGTGGGTAAATCCAGTTGAAGTAAAGCCTGGGGACACGAAAACTATTACATTGCCTCCAATCAATAAAGCGGATGCTGACAACGGCATTGTCAAAATGGAAGTGCCAGGCTCAAACGGAACTGAATACTTCCTATTTGAAAACGTTCAGCAGGACGGCTTTAACAAAGGGTTTATCCGTCAGGGTGAAGACGCTAAAGGCTTAGTGGCATGGCATGTAGATGAGAACATTATCAACCTGTACCAGACAGCCGGCTTCCGTCCAAACAATGTGGAAAACTGGATGAACAAACGCTTCCAGTACAACCAATCGGAAACAGCTAGTGACGGAACAGTCGTAACACACTACGGCTTATCTGTTCTGCAGGCTGATGGCAAGTATGACCTGGAGAAAAATCTAAACCGCGGGGATGCAGGCGATTTCTTCAAATCAGGCAGCCAAATCACACCTGTCTCCGGAAATGTTCATACTGGCTCTTACTATTTCTGGAAGGGCAACAGCTCAACACCGGCTGACTCCGGAATCCATGTAACAGACATTAAAGAAAATGCGGATGGATCTATCACAGCGAAATTCTTCTATAATTCGAACAGCAGTACAAAATAA
- a CDS encoding carbon starvation CstA family protein, with amino-acid sequence MITFLVCIALLIVGYFTYGKFVEKVFGVKEARTTPAYTHADGVDYIAMSTPKNSLIQLLNIAGTGPIFGPIMGALYGPAAFIWIVVGCIFAGAVHDYLTGMISIRNRGAHLPELASKFLGKVMKHVVNAFAVLLLLLVGTVFVTTPADLLYVVMDQKVSVTLIIAAIFIYYILATLLPVDKIIGRLYPYFGALLLISALGVGIGLVATGANIPEISLQNFHPANAPIFPLLFFTITCGALSGFHATQTPIISRTTQNENQGRKIFYGMMIAEGIIAMIWAAAAMSLFDGYNGLSDFLANGGPGAVVSEASTMMLGAIGGTLAVLGVVVLPITSGDTAFRSARMIIADYINFAQKKFSSRLWIAIPLFAVSLALTQIDFNILWRYFSWANQSTAVIALFVGAMYLYIAKKNYWISLIPGTFMLLMVLTYILNAPIGFGLSWSTAWIGGAIGTVALVALFFSAAKKARANNLPLEEDISGWKRSA; translated from the coding sequence ATGATTACTTTTTTAGTCTGTATTGCACTTTTAATTGTAGGTTATTTTACGTACGGCAAGTTTGTTGAAAAAGTTTTCGGTGTGAAGGAGGCACGTACAACACCTGCCTATACACATGCTGACGGTGTGGATTACATCGCCATGAGTACGCCAAAAAACTCGTTAATCCAGCTGTTGAACATTGCTGGCACCGGCCCGATTTTCGGTCCGATCATGGGAGCTCTTTACGGGCCTGCAGCTTTTATCTGGATCGTGGTCGGCTGTATTTTTGCCGGTGCTGTTCATGACTATTTAACAGGAATGATTTCTATCCGCAACCGCGGCGCACATTTGCCCGAGCTTGCGAGCAAGTTCCTCGGGAAAGTCATGAAGCATGTTGTGAACGCTTTCGCTGTACTGCTTCTGTTATTGGTTGGTACGGTGTTTGTTACGACTCCGGCTGATCTGCTTTATGTGGTGATGGATCAGAAGGTATCTGTAACCCTCATCATTGCTGCAATTTTCATTTATTACATTTTGGCGACTTTACTGCCTGTTGATAAAATTATTGGCCGCTTATACCCATACTTTGGAGCATTGCTTTTAATCAGTGCACTTGGTGTTGGTATCGGTTTAGTTGCGACCGGCGCTAATATTCCCGAAATTTCACTGCAGAATTTCCACCCGGCTAATGCACCTATTTTTCCATTGCTGTTTTTCACGATTACTTGCGGTGCTCTTTCCGGCTTCCATGCAACACAGACACCGATTATCTCCCGTACAACTCAGAATGAGAACCAGGGACGCAAAATTTTCTATGGCATGATGATTGCAGAAGGAATTATCGCGATGATCTGGGCGGCTGCTGCAATGAGCTTGTTTGATGGCTATAACGGATTAAGTGATTTCCTTGCAAACGGAGGTCCTGGAGCAGTCGTCAGTGAAGCTTCCACTATGATGCTTGGTGCGATCGGCGGAACACTTGCTGTCCTTGGAGTTGTTGTCCTTCCAATCACTTCAGGAGATACGGCTTTCCGAAGTGCACGGATGATTATTGCTGATTATATTAATTTTGCTCAGAAGAAATTCTCAAGCCGTTTGTGGATCGCCATTCCTTTGTTCGCGGTTTCACTGGCACTAACGCAAATCGACTTTAACATTTTATGGAGATACTTCAGCTGGGCTAACCAATCAACAGCAGTTATCGCACTGTTTGTCGGTGCCATGTACTTGTATATCGCAAAGAAAAATTACTGGATTTCGCTTATTCCTGGCACATTCATGCTGCTGATGGTCTTAACGTATATCTTAAACGCACCAATCGGTTTCGGATTATCCTGGAGTACTGCCTGGATTGGCGGTGCAATCGGCACAGTTGCTCTTGTAGCCCTGTTCTTCTCCGCGGCTAAAAAAGCTCGGGCGAATAATCTGCCGCTTGAAGAGGATATTTCCGGCTGGAAAAGATCTGCTTAA
- a CDS encoding ketopantoate reductase family protein has product MRILVVGAGAIGGYFGGRLLEKGEDVTFLVRETRKQQLEKYGLLVESVYGEMMFSGPKTIQAGEKAESFDVILLSTKAYHLEGAIRDIRPYTDNKTLILPLLNGIAHMDQLTAAFGEENVLGGLCFIETTLGENGKVVQTSPVHDLVFGERSGEKTDRILQLQEVFSGTKANFRLSEKIEQEMWHKYLFISTLSGVTSLFRSPIGPIREQAFGLNSIKEVLKEASAIMKALGAPLAEGIKETQVKKIHEMGYEMKSSLQRDMEKQQAIEADHFFGYLLKKAELLNLDAPVLGAIYANLQVYEKNSL; this is encoded by the coding sequence ATGAGAATATTGGTTGTTGGAGCCGGAGCCATTGGGGGCTATTTTGGCGGAAGACTTTTGGAAAAAGGTGAGGATGTTACGTTTTTGGTAAGGGAGACAAGAAAGCAGCAGCTTGAGAAATATGGGCTGCTGGTGGAAAGTGTTTATGGGGAAATGATGTTTTCGGGACCAAAAACGATTCAGGCTGGAGAAAAGGCAGAATCATTCGACGTCATCCTGCTCTCTACCAAAGCTTATCATCTTGAGGGAGCCATCAGGGATATCCGTCCATACACAGACAATAAAACTTTGATTCTTCCTCTCTTAAATGGAATTGCTCATATGGATCAGCTGACAGCTGCTTTTGGAGAAGAGAACGTTCTGGGCGGCCTATGCTTTATTGAAACCACTCTTGGTGAAAATGGGAAAGTGGTTCAGACCAGCCCTGTCCATGACTTGGTTTTCGGGGAGCGTTCCGGTGAGAAAACGGATCGGATTCTGCAGCTTCAAGAAGTTTTTTCAGGTACAAAAGCAAACTTCCGCCTCTCTGAAAAGATTGAACAGGAGATGTGGCATAAGTACCTGTTTATCTCCACACTTTCCGGCGTTACCTCCCTGTTCCGCTCACCTATAGGTCCGATCCGCGAGCAGGCTTTCGGATTAAATTCGATTAAAGAGGTACTAAAAGAGGCATCTGCCATAATGAAAGCGCTGGGTGCTCCGCTAGCTGAAGGGATTAAAGAAACTCAGGTTAAAAAAATACATGAAATGGGCTATGAAATGAAATCTTCCCTGCAGCGAGATATGGAAAAGCAGCAGGCTATTGAAGCGGATCATTTCTTCGGATACTTGCTGAAAAAGGCTGAACTGCTGAATTTAGATGCTCCTGTTCTTGGAGCGATTTATGCAAACTTGCAAGTATATGAGAAAAATAGTCTTTAA